The Camelina sativa cultivar DH55 chromosome 14, Cs, whole genome shotgun sequence genome includes a window with the following:
- the LOC104741690 gene encoding CTP synthase: protein MKYVLVTGGVVSGLGKGVTASSIGVLLKACGLRVTSIKIDPYLNTDAGTMSPFEHGEVFVLDDGGEVDLDLGNYERFLDIKLTRDNNITTGKIYQHVIAKERKGDYLGKTVQVVPHVTDAIQDWIERVAVIPVDGEEDPADVCVIELGGTIGDIESAPFIEALGQFSYRVGPGNFCLVHVSLVPVLNVVGEQKTKPTQHSVRGLRGLGLTSDILACRSTKALEDNVKEKLAQFCHVPLEYIFTLYDIPNIWHIPLLLKEQKAHLAISKVLNLASILKEPSLGEWTSRAELCDNLHVPVRIAVVGKYTGLSDAYLSVLKALLHASVACRKKLVVDWVPACDLEKETEKENPVAYKAAWKLLKGVDGVLVPGGFGDRGVEGKILAAKYARENKIPFLGICLGMQIAVIEFARSVLSLHDANSTEFKPETKHPCIVFMPEGSRTHMGGTMRLGSRKSFFNVKDSKSAKLYGNKSFVDERHRHRYEVNPDMVERLEKAGLSFAAKDETGKRMEIIELPNHPFFIGAQFHPEFKSRPGKASPLFLGLIAASCGELDTVMNPAAVHHQHLISSNGPKNVFVNGTSKKSPNGLADVRYNNGYCNGLYTR, encoded by the exons atgaagtacgTGCTTGTGACAGGCGGTGTTGTGAGTGGATTAGGCAAAGGAGTAACAGCTAGTAGTATTGGTGTTCTCCTTAAAGCTTGTGGTCTTCGTGTTACTTCTATCAAAATCG ATCCTTATCTAAACACTGATGCTGGAACCATGTCTCCATTTGAGCATGGTGAAGTGTTTGTCTTGGACGATGGTGGTGag GTGGATCTTGATCTTGGAAACTACGAGAGGTTTTTAGATATTAAATTAACCAGAGACAATAACATCACTACTGGGAAAATTTACCAG CATGTTATTGCTaaagagaggaaaggagattaTTTGGGAAAGACTGTTCAG GTTGTTCCTCATGTCACTGATGCTATTCAAGATTGGATTGAGAGAGTTGCGGTTATTCCTGTTGATGGAGAAGAGGATCCTGCTGATGTTTGCGTTATTGAATTAGGGGGAACTATAG GTGATATTGAATCTGCACCTTTTATTGAGGCGCTTGGCCAATTCTCTTACCGTGTAG GCCCAGGGAATTTCTGTCTGGTCCATGTCAGCCTCGTGCCTGTGCTTAATGTTGTTGGTGaacag aaaacTAAGCCAACACAGCATAGTGTCCGAGGGCTACGAGGCTTGGGCTTGACGTCGGATATCTTAGCTTGTCGGAGCACAAAG GCACTTGAAGATAATGTGAAAGAGAAACTAGCTCAATTTTGCCATGTCCCG CTTGAGTATATCTTCACTCTCTATGATATTCCCAACATTTGGCATATTCCTTTGTTGCTAAAG GAGCAGAAAGCTCACTTGGCAATCTCAAAAGTGCTCAATCTTGCTAG TATTCTTAAAGAGCCTTCTCTAGGGGAATGGACTTCCAGAGCTGAATTATGTGACAATTTACATGTGCCA GTGAGAATCGCTGTTGTGGGGAAATATACAGGCCTCTCCGATGCTTATCTCTCTGTCTTGAAG GCTCTCTTACATGCTTCTGTGGCTTGTCGCAAAAAGCTCGTAGTTGATTGGGTTCCAGCTTGTGATCTCGAGAAAGAAACTGAGAAAGAG AATCCAGTTGCGTATAAAGCTGCTTGGAAGTTGCTAAAG GGAGTAGATGGAGTTCTTGTCCCTGGAGGTTTTGGTGATAGGGGAGTGGAAGGGAAGATTCTTGCTGCAAAATATGCCCGTGAAAACAAGATCCCTTTCCTTGGTATTTGTCTCGGTATGCAGATTGCTGTCATCGAGTTTGCCCGATCAGTTCTCTCCTTGCACGATGCCAATAGCACTGAATTTAAACCTGAAACCAAACATCCATGCATCGTTTTCATGCCTGAG GGTTCAAGAACTCATATGGGAGGCACTATGCGCTTAGGATCAAGAAAATCATTCTTCAATGTCAAAGACAGCAAATCCGCAAAACT ATACGGGAACAAAAGCTTTGTCGATGAGAGGCATCGCCATAGATATGAG GTGAATCCTGATATGGTCGAACGCCTTGAGAAGGCTGGTCTCTCTTTTGCTGCAAAAGATGAAACTGGCAAACGCATGGAG ATCATTGAACTCCCGAACCATCCTTTCTTTATCGGTGCTCAATTCCACCCTGAGTTCAAATCCAGACCCGGGAAagcttctcctctgtttttag GACTCATTGCAGCATCGTGTGGCGAGCTAGACACAGTCATGAATCCAGCAGctgttcatcatcaacatctgaTTAGTAGTAACGGTCCAAAAAACGTTTTTGTCAATGGAACCTCAAAGAAATCTCCCAATGGCTTGGCGGATGTAAGATATAACAACGGCTACTGCAATGGCCTCTACACTAGATAG